A section of the Plasmodium knowlesi strain H genome assembly, chromosome: 3 genome encodes:
- a CDS encoding tetratricopeptide repeat protein, putative, which yields MFLTEDQDPEELKKEANAKWAQGEAEEANALWRQALKECIKYSMRGFPTKKNRDMQLSLRLNLSLYHFKKGEYHECINQCDIILDGVEDLDGVLRQYEMDIAPVRVMQTNIAQEEITLTTDTGEEDALSEAREQGNCMLRRDTLVKLFLRRAYSYLMLQEFDRCRENLRLVKRIDKGNAEMISLERKEQVERVAYEKMQKQLYRRMCSTSSALQESKEK from the exons ATGTTCCTGACAGAGGACCAGGATCCCGAGGAACTGAAGAAGGAGGCCAATGCGAAGTGGGCACAG GGCGAGGCGGAAGAGGCGAACGCCCTTTGGAGACAGGCACTGAAAGAGTGCATCAAATACTCCATGAGGGGATTTCCAACGAAGAAGAACCGAGACATGCAACTGAGTTTGCGCCTGAACCTATCCCTttaccattttaaaaaaggagaataccATGAGTGCATTAACCAGTGCGACATCATTTTGGATGGCGTGGAGGACCTGGACGGAGTGCTCCGTCAGTACGAGATGGACATTGCACCGGTGAGGGTTATGCAGACGAACATTGCGCAGGAGGAAATTACGCTCACAACCGATACAGGGGAAGAGGACGCACTATCAGAGGCACGAGAACAGGGCAACTGCATGCTCAGGAGAGATACATTGGTGAAGCTTTTTCTCCGCAGGGCGTATTCTTATCTGATGCTTCAG GAGTTCGACAGGTGTAGAGAGAACCTCCGGCTGGTGAAACGAATAGACAAGGGGAATGCCGAGATGATTAGTTTAGAAAGGAAGGAGCAAGTGGAGAGAGTCGCTTATGAGAAAATGCAGAAACAGTTGTACAGGCGAATGTGCAGCACCAGTAGCGCGTTGCAGGAGTCCAAGgagaaatga
- a CDS encoding Ham1-like protein, putative → MDIYLVTGNKNKRLEFQQHMNGELEIQFADIDLIEIQSNDIVKVNEHKAKKAHEIMSRDASGESKTRRKLVITDDTGLYMDCLGSFPGPYIKWMQKSLGSQGIVDMVTKLQNNKCHAICVYSVYDGKEVHSFQGVTQGRITGPRGSTDFGWDNIFSPENCNKTFSEMSLDEKKESSPRFKAFVQMKDFLLKELIKQSS, encoded by the exons ATGGATATATACCTCGTCACGggcaacaagaacaaaagaTTGGAGTTCCAGCAGCACATGAATGGCGAACTGGAGATTCAGTTCGCCGACATTGATT tgattGAAATACAATCCAATGATATCGTCAAGGTAAACGAGCACAAGGCCAAGAAGGCTCATGAAATTATGAGTCGTGATGCCTCGGGGGAGAGTAAGACGAGACGGAAACTAGTCATCACGGATGATACTGGACTCTACATGGATTGCCTTGGTTCTTTTCCTGGCCCATACAT AAAGTGGATGCAGAAGAGCTTGGGTTCGCAAGGAATTGTGGACATGGTCACGAAGCTCCAG AATAACAAGTGTCACGCCATTTGCGTGTACTCCGTGTACGACGGGAAGGAGGTGCACTCCTTCCAGGGTGTCACTCAG ggaagGATTACCGGTCCGCGAGGATCTACTGACTTCGGCTG GGACAATATCTTTTCCCCTGAGAACTGCAACAAAACTTTCAGCGAAATGTCCTTGGacgagaagaaagaatcttcgcCGCGTTTCAAGGCCTTCGTTCAGATGAAG GATTTCCTACTGAAGGAACTGATCAAGCAGAGCTCGTAA